Proteins co-encoded in one Cataglyphis hispanica isolate Lineage 1 chromosome 4, ULB_Chis1_1.0, whole genome shotgun sequence genomic window:
- the LOC126848585 gene encoding transcription factor Atoh8-like: MALLSNHHCNYQSTQSEMLTPAYANSGRNYDPLYPSPYNSPNYQTDSTRLAYRDNCTHENELTPRRGMLDYGKDVVSEYTKSPEGYDRGSYGVLTPVTPQRYEPPYLMEQRKSPRSMLYEESSMDYHTPSYCYETPPQEPRYQPLENSKPIITIVESRANCWEPIISTQKMPTTPPVSPRKGRRRSRDVPPSPTVLKRRRLAANARERRRMNGLNDAFDKLREVVPSLGTDHKLSKFETLQMAQSYIAALCDLLQRHDSKR, encoded by the exons ATGGCTCTGCTGTCAAACCATCACTGCAATTACCAGAGCACGCAATCTGAGATGCTGACACCCGCGTACGCGAATTCAGGGAGGAACTACGATCCCTTGTATCCGTCACCGTATAACTCCCCGAATTATCAGACCGATTCCACCAGACTCGCGTATAGAGACAATTGCACGCACGAGAACGAGCTCACGCCGCGAAGGGGAATGCTGGATTATGGCAAAGATGTAGTGTCGGAATACACGAAGAGCCCGGAGGGATACGATAGAGGATCCTATGGCGTCCTGACGCCCGTCACGCCGCAAAG ATACGAACCGCCGTATTTGATGGAACAGAGAAAATCGCCTCGATCAATGTTGTACGAGGAAAGTTCGATGGACTATCATACGCCGTCCTATTGCTACGAAACTCCCCCGCAGGAACCGAGATATCAGCCCCTGGAGAACAGCAAACCAATCATCACGATCGTAGAATCTCGCGCCAATTGCTGGGAACCTATCATCTCGACACAG AAAATGCCGACGACACCGCCGGTGAGCCCCCGAAAAGGTCGGCGAAGATCGCGCGACGTCCCGCCGTCGCCAACGGTACTCAAGCGTCGACGTCTCGCCGCAAACGCGCGCGAAAGACGACGCATGAACGGATTGAACGACGCCTTCGACAAGTTGCGCGAGGTCGTACCGAGCCTTGGGACCGACCACAAGCTCAGCAAGTTCGAGACTTTACAAATGGCACAGAGCTACATAGCTGCTCTGTGCGATCTTCTGCAAAGGCACGATAGCAAGAGATAG
- the LOC126848580 gene encoding uncharacterized protein LOC126848580 has protein sequence MTTYAAFQQYDLLDSEGYGSASSPESNPRGNWHHQEIYPQPPRSRGSSCGSVSSVDSHHQQEYQEIVPNGSLHVTAGFNFGDFYEGYHQEGDYRNEHQSTLNVNGARNIIKDHHAKVTYRMNEQCTSYDDATSRMTFNDSTVNKQEPAGYIPKMDHHPVGMFTNSRTDSGQNQEAFFPTKSYVKSGIYHPRNESHPYAQRTTDVLYLGAAYNVPRNEAHLANGQPGKCDQSRYYQRNDSLHVSPTEYQGQKSKEAAVQKMKNSTPGIEVLRKRRLAANARERRRMNSLNDAFDRLRDVVPSLGNDRKLSKFETLQMAQTYIAALYELLQRE, from the coding sequence ATGACAACTTACGCGGCCTTCCAGCAATACGATCTCCTGGACTCCGAGGGCTACGGATCGGCGAGTAGCCCGGAATCGAATCCACGTGGCAATTGGCATCACCAGGAGATCTATCCGCAGCCGCCGCGATCCAGGGGTAGCAGCTGCGGCAGCGTCAGCTCCGTAGACAGTCACCACCAGCAAGAGTATCAAGAAATCGTTCCAAATGGCAGCCTCCACGTGACTGCTGGCTTCAATTTCGGCGACTTCTACGAAGGCTACCATCAGGAGGGTGATTATCGGAACGAGCATCAGTCAACATTGAACGTTAACGGCGCCAGGAATATCATCAAAGATCATCACGCCAAGGTGACTTACAGAATGAACGAACAGTGCACGTCTTATGACGACGCAACGTCCAGAATGACTTTTAACGACAGTACTGTAAACAAGCAAGAGCCGGCAGGATACATTCCAAAAATGGATCATCATCCAGTCGGAATGTTTACAAATTCCAGAACCGATTCTGGTCAGAATCAGGAAGCTTTTTTCCCCACAAAAAGCTATGTAAAAAGCGGTATCTATCATCCGCGGAACGAGAGTCACCCTTACGCTCAGAGAACGACGGACGTTCTTTACCTAGGCGCCGCTTATAACGTGCCGAGGAACGAAGCTCACTTAGCGAACGGTCAGCCGGGCAAATGCGATCAGTCGAGGTACTATCAGAGAAATGACAGTCTTCATGTTTCGCCAACGGAATACCAAGGGCAAAAATCCAAGGAGGCGGCGGTGCAGAAGATGAAGAACAGCACGCCCGGCATCGAGGTACTGAGGAAGAGGCGATTGGCGGCAAACGccagagagagaagaagaatgaACAGTCTAAACGACGCTTTCGACAGACTACGGGACGTCGTGCCCAGTCTGGGCAATGATAGAAAGCTCAGCAAGTTCGAGACGCTGCAAATGGCACAGACCTATATCGCCGCGCTCTACGAATTGCTACAGCGCGAATAA